In Pseudomonas sp. DNDY-54, a genomic segment contains:
- a CDS encoding M16 family metallopeptidase translates to MSDRNLLRRGLLGLALASCLALTACEGDAGDTTTPLPTPPAGTVATPAESGQAIANANAKKPRVESLDELGDQPLARRELEIQSWQTEGGARVLFVEAHQLPMFDLRLTFAAGSSQDDGIPGLAMLTNAMLNEGIEGMDVTAIAEGFEGLGAEFGNGSYRDMAVASLRSLSEQDKRDPALQLFSQVIGQPTFPEDSLQRIKNQVLASFEFQKQNPGKLASLALFEQLYQDHPYAHPSEGTPESIPGITAAQLRAFHAKGYAAGNAVIALVGDLDRSQAEAIAEQVSSALPQGDALPAPQPPSEPTAVQQHIDFPSNQTHLMLSQLGIPRGHPDYAALYLGNQILGGGGFGTRLMEEVREKRGLTYGVYSGFSPMQVAGPFMINLQTRAELADGTLELVQRLVAEFLQNGPTQAELERSKREVAGSFPLSTASNADIVGQLGSIGFYNLPLTYLEDFMQQVQALSVEEVKRAMNEHLSVDGFVIVTAGPDVEQKPLPAPSDKPVEQPSSVPEH, encoded by the coding sequence ATGAGTGATCGCAATCTATTGCGTCGCGGCCTGCTCGGGCTGGCACTGGCGTCTTGCCTTGCTTTGACCGCCTGCGAGGGCGACGCGGGCGACACCACAACGCCATTGCCCACCCCGCCAGCCGGGACGGTCGCCACACCGGCTGAATCCGGGCAAGCCATCGCCAATGCCAACGCCAAAAAACCGCGCGTGGAATCGCTCGACGAGCTCGGCGATCAGCCGCTGGCGCGACGCGAGCTGGAGATCCAGAGCTGGCAGACCGAAGGCGGCGCCAGGGTGTTGTTCGTCGAGGCCCACCAATTACCGATGTTCGACCTGCGTCTGACGTTTGCCGCCGGCAGCAGCCAGGACGACGGTATTCCGGGACTGGCCATGCTGACCAACGCCATGCTCAATGAAGGCATCGAGGGCATGGATGTCACGGCCATCGCTGAAGGTTTCGAGGGACTCGGCGCGGAGTTTGGCAACGGCTCGTACCGCGACATGGCGGTCGCCAGCCTGCGTAGCCTGAGCGAGCAGGACAAACGCGACCCTGCGCTGCAACTGTTCAGCCAGGTGATTGGGCAGCCGACCTTCCCCGAGGACTCCCTGCAGCGAATCAAGAATCAGGTGCTCGCCAGCTTCGAATTCCAGAAGCAGAACCCCGGCAAGCTGGCCAGCCTCGCGCTGTTCGAGCAGCTTTACCAGGACCATCCTTACGCACACCCGAGCGAGGGCACACCCGAGTCGATCCCTGGCATCACAGCGGCGCAGCTACGCGCCTTCCATGCCAAGGGTTATGCCGCCGGGAATGCCGTGATTGCCCTGGTTGGTGATCTCGACCGGAGCCAAGCCGAGGCGATTGCCGAGCAGGTGTCCAGCGCGTTGCCCCAGGGCGACGCACTGCCCGCGCCGCAACCTCCAAGCGAGCCCACGGCAGTCCAGCAGCACATCGACTTCCCTTCCAACCAGACGCATCTGATGCTGTCACAGCTCGGTATTCCGCGAGGGCACCCCGATTACGCCGCGCTGTATCTGGGTAATCAAATCCTTGGCGGGGGTGGCTTCGGCACGCGCTTGATGGAGGAAGTTCGAGAAAAACGTGGGCTGACCTATGGCGTTTATTCCGGCTTCAGCCCGATGCAGGTCGCCGGACCCTTCATGATCAACCTGCAAACCCGAGCCGAACTGGCCGATGGCACCCTGGAACTGGTGCAACGGCTGGTCGCGGAATTCCTTCAGAATGGCCCAACCCAAGCCGAACTCGAGCGCAGCAAACGCGAGGTCGCCGGAAGCTTTCCGCTGTCCACCGCCAGCAACGCGGACATCGTCGGTCAGCTGGGCAGCATTGGGTTTTACAACCTGCCGCTGACGTACCTGGAAGATTTCATGCAACAGGTTCAGGCCCTGTCGGTCGAAGAGGTCAAGCGGGCGATGAACGAACATCTCAGCGTTGATGGCTTCGTCATCGTCACGGCCGGCCCGGACGTCGAGCAAAAACCATTACCGGCCCCGAGCGACAAGCCCGTCGAGCAACCCAGCAGCGTTCCGGAGCATTAA
- the rsmD gene encoding 16S rRNA (guanine(966)-N(2))-methyltransferase RsmD — MANPPLRPSAQRGQGQLRIIGGEWRSRRFSFPDAEGLRPTPDRVRETLFNWIAPYMSGARVLDPFTGSGALYLEALSRGASMALALDVNANAIASLRKHLDTLSCGQGQLLQSDALRYLETQTPTPFDLVFLDPPFNKNLLQPACALLESKGWLAKHAWVYTESEAVPSSLGLPGNWRLHREKQAGKVHYALWERSGEA, encoded by the coding sequence ATGGCCAACCCACCCCTTCGCCCTTCTGCCCAGCGTGGCCAGGGCCAGCTGCGCATCATTGGCGGTGAATGGCGCAGCCGGCGCTTCAGCTTTCCCGATGCCGAAGGTTTGCGACCGACACCCGATCGTGTGCGCGAAACACTGTTCAACTGGATCGCGCCCTATATGTCCGGCGCCCGCGTGCTCGACCCCTTTACCGGAAGTGGCGCCCTCTATCTCGAGGCGCTGTCACGTGGCGCCAGCATGGCATTGGCGCTGGACGTCAACGCCAATGCCATTGCCAGTCTGCGCAAGCATCTGGACACGCTGAGCTGCGGCCAGGGCCAGTTGTTGCAGAGCGACGCGTTGCGGTATCTGGAAACCCAAACACCCACACCGTTCGACTTGGTATTTCTCGACCCGCCGTTCAATAAGAACCTGCTGCAGCCTGCTTGCGCACTGCTGGAAAGTAAGGGCTGGCTGGCCAAGCATGCCTGGGTGTACACCGAGAGCGAGGCCGTGCCGTCGAGCCTCGGCCTGCCAGGCAACTGGCGCCTGCACCGTGAAAAACAAGCGGGCAAAGTGCATTACGCATTGTGGGAGCGCAGCGGCGAGGCCTGA
- a CDS encoding hydrolase, whose translation MSVTFPDATEPAPSATFAPAWWLPGGHLQTLWNPFCRRASSLQRRRERLWLADGDFIDLDWHGPHDPATPLVVVLHGLTGSSSSHYVLGLQQQLADRDWASVAINWRGCSGEPNLLPRAYHSGASDDLAEVIAHLQAARPLAPLYAVGYSLGGNVLLKYLGECGATAPLQRAVAVSVPFRLDQCADRIGLGFSRVYQAHFMREMVAYVKDKQRLFADQGNTEHLSALQRLGSLKGMRTFWDFDGRFTAPLHGYADANDYYRRASSRYFLSDIRIPTLLIQAEDDPFVFRHSVPEPDELSASTTLELHRRGGHVGFVEGSPIKPQYYLERRIPQWLRER comes from the coding sequence GTGTCCGTAACCTTCCCTGACGCCACTGAACCCGCCCCAAGCGCGACCTTCGCGCCCGCTTGGTGGCTCCCGGGCGGCCATCTGCAAACCCTGTGGAATCCATTCTGCAGGCGTGCGTCCTCACTCCAGCGGCGCCGCGAACGGCTGTGGCTAGCAGACGGAGACTTCATCGACCTGGATTGGCACGGCCCGCATGACCCTGCGACGCCATTGGTGGTGGTGTTGCACGGACTCACCGGCTCTTCCAGCTCACATTACGTACTGGGGCTGCAACAACAACTGGCCGACAGAGACTGGGCCAGCGTCGCCATCAATTGGCGGGGCTGCTCCGGCGAGCCGAATCTGCTGCCGCGCGCCTACCATTCCGGTGCCAGTGATGACCTGGCCGAAGTCATCGCCCATCTGCAGGCCGCACGCCCGTTGGCGCCGCTCTACGCGGTGGGATACTCGCTGGGCGGCAACGTCCTGCTGAAGTATCTCGGCGAATGTGGCGCGACGGCACCGCTGCAGCGAGCCGTGGCGGTCTCGGTGCCGTTTCGACTGGATCAGTGCGCCGATCGCATCGGCCTAGGCTTTTCGCGGGTTTATCAGGCGCACTTCATGCGCGAGATGGTGGCCTATGTGAAAGACAAGCAGCGGCTGTTCGCTGACCAAGGCAACACCGAGCACCTGTCGGCCCTCCAACGCCTCGGTTCGCTGAAAGGTATGCGCACCTTTTGGGATTTCGATGGCCGCTTCACTGCCCCGCTACACGGTTATGCGGATGCCAACGATTACTACCGTCGCGCTTCAAGCCGCTATTTTCTGTCAGATATCCGTATCCCGACGCTGTTGATCCAGGCTGAAGACGATCCCTTCGTCTTCCGTCACAGCGTGCCGGAGCCGGACGAGCTCTCGGCATCGACAACCCTGGAGCTGCATCGCCGAGGGGGGCATGTCGGCTTCGTAGAGGGCTCGCCGATCAAGCCGCAGTATTACCTAGAGCGGCGAATTCCGCAGTGGCTGAGGGAGCGTTAG
- a CDS encoding TetR/AcrR family transcriptional regulator, translated as MSSRSKTRDRILQASLQLFNAQGERSVTTNHVAAHLGISPGNLYYHFRNKQMIIAELFGRYEAEVDAFMQLPEGRSLTIDDKTHYLEALLSAMWDYRFLHQDLEHLLASDEGLAERYRSFAKRHLLSAQRIYQGFVDAGILQMTTPQVEALALNAWIIMTSWIRFLCTLNGAPDEALDRDTLRRGIYQLVALEEGFVTEAARSAVSGLLAQLHGPFTAG; from the coding sequence ATGTCTTCGAGATCGAAAACCCGTGACCGTATCCTTCAAGCCAGCCTGCAGTTGTTCAACGCGCAGGGTGAGCGAAGCGTCACGACCAACCACGTTGCTGCGCACTTGGGTATCTCGCCGGGCAACCTGTATTACCACTTCCGCAATAAGCAGATGATCATTGCCGAGCTTTTTGGCCGCTATGAGGCAGAGGTGGACGCTTTTATGCAGTTGCCGGAAGGCCGCTCGCTGACCATCGACGACAAGACGCACTACCTTGAAGCGCTGCTCTCGGCGATGTGGGACTACCGGTTTCTGCATCAGGATCTCGAGCATCTCCTGGCCAGTGACGAAGGCCTGGCCGAGCGCTATCGGAGCTTCGCCAAACGCCATCTGCTGAGCGCGCAACGCATCTATCAGGGCTTCGTAGATGCCGGCATTCTCCAGATGACGACGCCGCAGGTGGAGGCACTGGCGCTCAACGCGTGGATCATCATGACGTCATGGATCCGATTCCTCTGTACGCTGAACGGCGCGCCGGATGAGGCATTGGACCGGGACACGCTGCGCCGAGGCATTTACCAGCTGGTGGCACTCGAGGAGGGGTTCGTGACAGAAGCGGCACGTTCTGCCGTGTCCGGGTTACTGGCGCAGCTCCATGGTCCGTTTACTGCAGGTTGA
- a CDS encoding coniferyl aldehyde dehydrogenase, giving the protein MNQSALEIERLQSLFERQRSAFQAHPSPTVEDRLQALEALHDLLASHQQPLIEVISEDFGNRSADETRLAEIMPSLHGIQHAKRHLRQWMKPSRRRVGMAFQPASAKVVYQPLGVVGIIVPWNYPLYLAIGPLIGALAAGNRVLLKMSESTPATGRLLKELLVQIFPEDQVAVVLGEADVGIAFSRLPLDHLLFTGSTSIGRQVMRAAAESLTPVTLELGGKSPAIVSADVPLADAAERIAFGKTLNAGQTCVAPDYVLVPRQRVDGFVEAYRQVVRRFYPQLTDNPDYTAIVNGRQHTRLQGYLDDAQSKGARILPLFEQGQGRRMPHHLLLDVTDDMQVMQDEIFGPLLPIVPYEGLDQALAYVNARPRPLALYYFGYDKAEQARVLRDTHSGGVCLNDTLLHVAQDDLPFGGIGPSGMGHYHGHEGFLTFSKAKGVFIKQRFNAARMIYPPYGKALQRLVYKLFVR; this is encoded by the coding sequence ATGAATCAATCCGCCCTTGAGATTGAACGTCTGCAGTCGCTGTTCGAGCGCCAACGCAGTGCTTTCCAGGCCCATCCGAGCCCAACAGTCGAGGATCGCCTGCAAGCGTTGGAGGCGCTGCATGATCTGCTTGCCAGCCATCAGCAGCCGCTGATCGAGGTTATTAGTGAGGACTTCGGCAATCGCTCGGCAGACGAAACGCGCCTGGCCGAGATCATGCCCAGCCTGCATGGCATCCAGCACGCCAAGCGTCATCTGCGCCAATGGATGAAGCCATCCCGGAGACGCGTCGGCATGGCGTTTCAGCCGGCCAGCGCAAAAGTGGTGTACCAGCCGCTCGGCGTTGTCGGCATCATCGTCCCGTGGAACTATCCGCTGTACCTGGCCATCGGGCCGTTGATCGGCGCGCTCGCGGCGGGCAATCGGGTATTGCTGAAAATGAGCGAATCCACTCCGGCCACCGGGCGGCTGCTGAAGGAACTGCTCGTGCAGATCTTTCCCGAGGATCAGGTGGCAGTGGTACTCGGCGAAGCCGATGTGGGCATCGCCTTCTCGCGCTTGCCGCTCGATCATCTCCTGTTTACCGGCAGCACCAGTATCGGCCGGCAGGTCATGCGCGCCGCGGCGGAGAGCCTGACCCCGGTGACGCTGGAACTGGGCGGCAAGTCGCCAGCCATTGTCTCGGCTGACGTGCCGCTCGCAGACGCGGCAGAGCGCATCGCCTTCGGCAAAACGCTGAATGCGGGCCAGACCTGTGTTGCCCCCGATTACGTACTGGTCCCGAGGCAGCGCGTGGATGGCTTCGTCGAGGCGTATCGTCAGGTGGTGCGACGTTTCTACCCACAGCTGACAGACAACCCGGACTACACCGCGATCGTCAATGGGCGTCAGCACACCCGACTGCAAGGCTACCTCGACGACGCCCAGAGCAAAGGCGCCCGAATCCTGCCGCTGTTCGAACAGGGCCAGGGGCGACGTATGCCGCACCATCTGTTACTGGACGTCACGGACGATATGCAGGTGATGCAGGACGAGATCTTCGGCCCGCTGCTACCCATCGTGCCCTACGAGGGTCTCGACCAGGCGCTCGCGTACGTCAACGCCCGCCCGCGCCCGCTGGCGCTCTATTACTTTGGCTACGACAAGGCGGAGCAGGCCCGTGTACTGCGCGACACCCATTCCGGTGGCGTCTGTCTCAACGACACCCTGCTGCACGTCGCACAGGATGACCTGCCCTTCGGTGGCATCGGACCCTCTGGGATGGGCCATTACCACGGGCACGAAGGATTCCTGACCTTCAGCAAGGCCAAGGGCGTGTTCATTAAACAGCGCTTCAATGCCGCGCGAATGATCTACCCCCCATATGGCAAGGCGCTGCAGCGGCTGGTCTACAAGCTGTTCGTACGCTGA
- a CDS encoding twin-arginine translocation pathway signal protein — MTRTDHLLSRRRLLRVGVFGSAALAGAGLLGSLSGCSAEQSAAGFLHLRNSDLPTLRRLAPVLLEGALPSTSMPRAVRGTLENLDLGLAHLPPAVSKQIQQLFDLLSLPLTRGPVTGIWGSWEQAQDADIQAFLQRWENSSIALLRQGNVALQQMILMAWYGRQESWAHCGYPGPPVI; from the coding sequence ATGACACGCACCGATCACCTCCTCAGCCGACGCCGCCTGCTCCGGGTTGGCGTGTTTGGCAGCGCGGCCCTGGCGGGCGCCGGCCTGCTGGGTAGCCTTTCCGGCTGCAGCGCCGAGCAATCTGCCGCTGGCTTCCTGCACCTGCGCAACAGCGACCTTCCCACGCTTCGTCGGTTGGCGCCGGTACTCCTGGAAGGCGCGCTACCTTCGACGAGCATGCCGCGCGCGGTTCGAGGCACGCTGGAGAACCTCGACCTGGGTCTCGCTCATCTGCCGCCCGCCGTCTCTAAACAGATCCAGCAGCTGTTCGACCTCCTCAGCCTCCCGCTGACCCGTGGCCCTGTCACCGGCATCTGGGGCAGCTGGGAGCAGGCGCAGGACGCCGACATACAAGCGTTTCTACAGCGCTGGGAGAACAGCTCGATCGCGCTGCTGCGACAGGGCAATGTCGCGCTTCAACAGATGATTCTGATGGCCTGGTACGGCCGCCAGGAATCCTGGGCGCATTGCGGATACCCGGGGCCGCCGGTGATCTAG
- a CDS encoding GMC family oxidoreductase, translating into MPVSDPIADGLARGWKTYDGSRLELDMTLDADIAIVGSGAGGATSAEILSAAGFKVLLIEEGPLRSSRDFDMQEPAAYASLYQEALGRTSQDGAITILQGRAVGGSTLVNWTSSFRTPAPTLEHWAQEHAVKGLTPDTLTPWFERMEDRLGIEPWHLPPNANNQVIRNGCKALGYSWAVIPRNVKNCWNLGYCGMGCPTNAKQSMLVTTIPATLDKGGELLYLARAERLLIKDDRIMALECSAMDSRAVAPTGRKIRVQARHYLLAGGGINTPAILLRSGAPDPHQRLGKRTFLHLVNFSAAQFDAVINPFYGAPQSVYSDQFQWDDGTRGRMSYKLEVPPVHPALAATLLGRFGTENALRMEQLPHTNAMIALMRDGFHPDSAEGQVQLRSDGSPTLDYQMTGYTWDGIRRAYHSMAEIQFAAGAKAVLPLHSDATYATNLKQAREMIDELNLELYRTRLGSAHVMGGCAMGEDPRQAVTDSLGRHHQLENLSIHDGSLFPTSIGANPQLSIYALAAKLSSHLAERLNRA; encoded by the coding sequence ATGCCCGTTTCAGACCCGATAGCCGATGGCCTGGCCCGCGGCTGGAAAACCTATGATGGGTCGCGCCTCGAGCTCGACATGACCCTGGACGCTGACATTGCCATCGTCGGCAGTGGTGCGGGCGGTGCCACCAGTGCGGAAATTCTCAGCGCAGCCGGATTCAAGGTGCTCTTGATCGAGGAAGGGCCGCTGCGCAGCAGCCGAGATTTCGACATGCAGGAGCCTGCTGCCTACGCCTCGCTCTATCAGGAAGCGCTCGGCCGGACTAGCCAAGACGGCGCCATCACGATCTTGCAAGGGCGCGCCGTTGGTGGCTCGACATTGGTCAATTGGACATCAAGCTTTCGCACCCCAGCCCCGACACTTGAACATTGGGCCCAAGAGCACGCCGTGAAAGGGTTGACCCCTGACACCCTGACGCCCTGGTTCGAGCGTATGGAAGATCGTTTGGGGATCGAGCCCTGGCATCTTCCACCCAACGCCAACAATCAAGTGATCCGTAACGGCTGCAAGGCCCTGGGCTACAGCTGGGCAGTGATTCCACGAAACGTGAAAAATTGCTGGAACCTCGGCTACTGCGGCATGGGTTGCCCGACCAACGCCAAGCAATCAATGCTGGTGACAACGATTCCCGCCACCTTGGACAAAGGTGGTGAACTGCTCTATCTCGCCCGCGCTGAGCGCCTCCTCATCAAAGACGACCGCATCATGGCGCTGGAGTGTTCCGCCATGGACTCGCGCGCTGTCGCACCGACGGGCCGCAAGATTCGCGTCCAAGCACGTCACTACCTACTCGCAGGTGGCGGCATCAACACTCCGGCGATCTTGCTGCGCTCGGGTGCACCGGATCCGCACCAGCGCTTAGGCAAACGTACCTTCCTGCATCTTGTGAATTTCTCCGCCGCGCAGTTCGATGCGGTTATCAACCCCTTCTATGGCGCGCCGCAGTCAGTCTATTCCGATCAATTCCAATGGGACGACGGCACGCGCGGGCGCATGTCTTACAAACTGGAGGTGCCGCCCGTTCATCCCGCCCTGGCCGCCACGCTGCTGGGCCGCTTCGGTACCGAAAACGCGCTGCGCATGGAACAACTGCCGCACACCAACGCGATGATTGCGCTGATGCGCGACGGGTTTCATCCGGACAGCGCCGAAGGCCAGGTGCAGTTGCGCAGTGACGGCTCACCCACACTCGATTATCAGATGACGGGCTATACCTGGGACGGCATCCGACGCGCCTACCACAGCATGGCGGAGATTCAGTTCGCGGCGGGCGCCAAGGCCGTGTTGCCGCTGCACAGCGATGCGACCTATGCCACCAACCTGAAACAGGCCCGGGAAATGATCGATGAACTGAACCTCGAGCTGTATCGCACGCGCCTCGGCAGCGCCCATGTCATGGGCGGCTGCGCCATGGGTGAGGACCCGCGCCAGGCGGTCACCGACAGCCTAGGCCGGCACCATCAGCTGGAGAACCTGTCTATCCACGACGGCTCACTTTTCCCGACGAGCATTGGCGCCAATCCGCAATTATCGATTTATGCGCTGGCCGCAAAGCTGTCCAGCCACCTCGCCGAACGATTGAACCGGGCCTGA
- the coaD gene encoding pantetheine-phosphate adenylyltransferase — MNRVLYPGTFDPITMGHTDLVERASRLFDEVIIAVAASPNKNPLFPLEQRVALAQEVTAHLPNVKVLGFSTLLAHFVTEQKANVLLRGLRAVSDFEYEFQLANMNRQLVPDVESLFLTPSEKFSYISSTLVREIARLGGDVTKFVHPSVMKALTERYASR; from the coding sequence ATGAATCGAGTGTTGTATCCGGGAACCTTCGACCCGATCACCATGGGCCACACCGACCTGGTCGAACGCGCCTCCCGTCTGTTCGACGAGGTGATCATTGCGGTCGCTGCCAGCCCGAACAAGAATCCGTTGTTTCCGCTGGAACAACGCGTAGCGCTGGCTCAGGAAGTCACCGCGCATCTGCCCAACGTCAAAGTGCTGGGTTTCTCGACGCTGCTGGCGCACTTCGTCACGGAGCAGAAGGCCAACGTCCTGCTACGTGGTCTGCGAGCCGTATCCGATTTCGAGTACGAGTTCCAGCTGGCCAATATGAATCGGCAACTCGTTCCGGACGTGGAAAGCCTGTTTCTGACCCCCTCGGAAAAGTTTTCCTACATCTCCTCGACCCTGGTTCGCGAAATTGCGCGACTGGGTGGTGATGTCACAAAGTTCGTTCACCCATCCGTCATGAAGGCGCTGACCGAGCGCTACGCCTCGCGCTAG
- a CDS encoding YfhL family 4Fe-4S dicluster ferredoxin — protein MSLIITDDCINCDVCEPECPNSAISQGEEIYVIDPNLCTECVGHYDEPQCQQVCPVDCIPLDESNVESKDELMQKYMIITGKA, from the coding sequence ATGTCCCTGATAATCACCGATGACTGCATCAACTGCGACGTGTGCGAGCCCGAGTGCCCGAACAGCGCGATTTCTCAAGGCGAGGAAATCTACGTCATCGACCCCAACCTCTGCACCGAGTGCGTCGGCCACTATGACGAACCGCAGTGTCAGCAGGTCTGCCCGGTAGACTGCATCCCGCTCGACGAAAGCAACGTCGAGAGCAAGGACGAGTTGATGCAGAAGTACATGATCATCACCGGCAAGGCCTGA
- a CDS encoding multidrug transporter: MNLFRSTAVVLALTTGLLTMPAQAQSVQQNASGDPMYTVEAPKAFSIVGDLLIARPLLIAATVVGAGLFVVSLPFSAMGGGIKETGRALVVEPGAAAFARCLGCTRVGYNRQD, encoded by the coding sequence ATGAATCTGTTTCGCTCCACTGCTGTTGTCTTGGCCCTGACCACCGGTCTGCTGACGATGCCTGCGCAGGCGCAATCGGTACAGCAGAACGCCAGTGGCGATCCGATGTACACCGTTGAAGCCCCCAAAGCCTTTTCCATAGTTGGCGACCTGCTGATCGCCCGTCCGCTGCTGATCGCAGCCACTGTCGTCGGTGCTGGGCTGTTCGTCGTCAGCCTGCCCTTCAGCGCCATGGGTGGCGGCATCAAGGAAACCGGCCGTGCGCTGGTCGTCGAGCCGGGCGCCGCCGCTTTTGCCCGTTGCCTGGGTTGCACCCGCGTCGGTTACAACCGCCAGGACTGA
- the mutM gene encoding bifunctional DNA-formamidopyrimidine glycosylase/DNA-(apurinic or apyrimidinic site) lyase, which translates to MPELPEVETTRRGIAPHLVGQRVSQVVVRERRLRWLIPDDLDVRLSGQRIEAVERRAKYLLIKAEVGTLIAHLGMSGSLRLVPADLPVGKHEHVDIVLESGMALRYTDPRRFGALLWSDDPLSHVLLASLGPEPLSDAFDGERLYQMSRGRSMAIKPFIMDNAVVVGVGNIYASEALFAAGIDPRRAAGAVSRARYMRLAEEIKRILAYAIERGGTTLRDFVGGDGKPGYFQQELFVYGRGGDFCKTCGSTLREIRLGQRASVYCGRCQR; encoded by the coding sequence ATGCCCGAACTTCCAGAAGTCGAAACCACCCGCCGCGGCATCGCTCCGCATCTTGTCGGTCAACGTGTCAGTCAGGTCGTCGTGCGCGAGCGTCGGCTGCGCTGGCTCATTCCAGATGACCTCGACGTGCGGCTGTCAGGCCAGCGGATCGAGGCGGTGGAGCGGCGCGCCAAATACCTGCTGATCAAGGCTGAAGTCGGCACCCTGATTGCACACTTGGGCATGTCAGGTAGCCTGCGGCTGGTGCCGGCGGATCTGCCGGTGGGCAAGCACGAGCACGTCGACATCGTGCTCGAGTCCGGCATGGCGCTGCGCTACACGGACCCGCGTCGCTTCGGCGCGCTGCTGTGGAGCGATGATCCGTTGAGCCACGTGCTGCTTGCCAGCCTTGGGCCGGAGCCGCTCAGCGATGCGTTCGACGGTGAGCGGCTGTACCAGATGTCGCGCGGTCGCAGCATGGCGATCAAGCCCTTCATCATGGATAACGCGGTGGTGGTGGGCGTCGGCAACATCTATGCGAGCGAGGCGTTGTTTGCCGCCGGGATCGATCCACGGCGTGCCGCCGGAGCGGTGTCACGGGCGCGCTATATGAGGCTGGCCGAGGAGATTAAACGAATACTGGCCTATGCCATCGAGCGCGGCGGCACCACGCTGCGCGATTTCGTGGGTGGCGACGGCAAGCCGGGCTATTTCCAGCAAGAGCTTTTCGTCTACGGCCGAGGCGGGGATTTTTGCAAAACCTGCGGTTCAACCCTGCGCGAAATTCGTCTCGGCCAGCGGGCCAGCGTCTATTGCGGACGCTGTCAGCGATGA
- a CDS encoding HDOD domain-containing protein, with protein sequence MSIELTDEQIRSVLQGISVPPQPQIMVDLQMEQVMPDPDLRAIARLISQDPGLSGALLKTVNSPFFGLANRIASIQQAVNLLGCRSVINLINAQSIRGELTDAAIVTLNRFWDSAQDVASTCLALAKRIGHPAPDEAYTLGLFHNCGIPLMLTRFPGYMTVLEEAYASVDAATRITDIENRVLNTNHAVVGYFVARSWKLPQHLCEAIANHHNALALFNDEWSDPQVKTLLAILKMAEHICACHRVLGDQPEDHEWDAVAQLVLEYVGLSEYDFECQRDIIRELGVG encoded by the coding sequence ATGTCCATCGAACTCACCGACGAGCAGATCCGCAGCGTGCTGCAGGGGATCAGCGTTCCTCCGCAGCCGCAGATCATGGTTGACCTGCAGATGGAGCAGGTCATGCCTGATCCTGACCTGCGTGCCATCGCACGGCTGATCAGTCAGGATCCAGGGCTGTCCGGCGCTTTGTTGAAAACAGTCAACTCGCCATTTTTCGGCCTCGCCAACCGCATCGCGTCGATCCAGCAGGCCGTCAATTTGCTGGGCTGCCGTTCGGTGATCAACCTAATCAACGCGCAATCGATCCGCGGCGAGCTGACCGATGCGGCCATCGTTACGCTCAACCGCTTCTGGGATTCGGCGCAGGACGTGGCCAGCACCTGCCTGGCGCTGGCCAAGCGCATCGGACACCCAGCCCCGGACGAGGCCTACACGCTTGGTCTGTTTCACAACTGCGGCATCCCGCTGATGCTGACGCGCTTCCCTGGCTATATGACGGTGCTGGAGGAGGCCTACGCCAGCGTCGATGCCGCGACGCGCATTACCGACATTGAGAACCGGGTGCTGAACACCAATCATGCGGTGGTCGGGTATTTCGTGGCACGCTCGTGGAAGCTGCCGCAGCACTTGTGCGAGGCCATCGCCAATCACCACAACGCGCTGGCCCTGTTCAACGATGAGTGGAGCGATCCGCAGGTCAAGACGCTGCTGGCGATTCTGAAGATGGCCGAGCACATCTGCGCCTGCCATCGCGTGCTCGGCGACCAGCCGGAGGACCATGAATGGGATGCGGTGGCCCAGCTGGTGCTCGAATATGTCGGCCTCTCGGAATACGATTTCGAATGCCAGCGCGACATCATCCGCGAGCTGGGTGTCGGCTGA